The following are from one region of the Gammaproteobacteria bacterium genome:
- a CDS encoding RlmE family RNA methyltransferase: MGNKQQQNRRKKTKAWLKQHVNDEYVQLSRREGYRSRAVYKLKEIDERDKLLKPGLNVVELGAAPGGWSQYAREKLAAEDSLLAMDILPMDPVAGVHFIQGDFTEDAVLKQLLVALAGQPVDLVISDMAPNITGIAPSDQARSVYLAELALDFADRVLRPGGQFLTKTFQGEGFPELRQEMMRRFKTVISRKPKASRPQSREIYLLGRDFRGAE, encoded by the coding sequence ATGGGAAACAAGCAGCAGCAAAATCGACGCAAAAAAACCAAGGCCTGGCTGAAGCAGCACGTCAACGACGAATACGTGCAGCTGTCACGCCGGGAGGGCTATCGCTCGCGCGCCGTGTACAAGCTCAAGGAGATTGATGAGCGCGATAAGTTATTGAAACCGGGGCTAAATGTTGTTGAGCTGGGTGCTGCCCCGGGGGGCTGGTCCCAGTACGCAAGAGAAAAGTTGGCCGCGGAGGATAGCCTGCTGGCTATGGATATTTTACCCATGGACCCGGTGGCAGGCGTGCATTTCATCCAGGGCGATTTCACCGAAGACGCTGTGCTGAAGCAGTTGCTGGTCGCCTTGGCAGGACAGCCTGTAGACCTTGTAATTTCGGATATGGCCCCCAATATTACGGGTATTGCACCATCGGACCAGGCGCGGTCGGTATACTTGGCTGAATTGGCCCTGGATTTTGCTGACAGGGTATTGAGGCCCGGTGGTCAGTTCCTGACCAAGACATTCCAGGGTGAGGGTTTCCCGGAATTGCGCCAGGAGATGATGAGGCGATTCAAGACAGTGATTTCGCGCAAGCCCAAGGCGTCCAGGCCCCAGAGCCGGGAGATTTATCTGCTGGGCAGGGATTTTCGCGGTGCGGAATAG
- the carB gene encoding carbamoyl-phosphate synthase large subunit translates to MPKRTDINSILIIGAGPIVIGQACEFDYSGAQACKALREEGYRVVLVNSNPATIMTDPGMADATYIEPIHWKTVEKIIEKEKPDVILPTMGGQTALNCALDLERHGVLKKHGVEMIGATKEAIDKAEDRELFRKAMQKIGLECVRGAIAHSMEEAHQVQASIGFPVIIRPSFTMGGSGGGVAYNKEEFIAICERGLDASPTRELLIEESIIGWKEYEMEVVRDRNDNCIIICSIENLDPMGVHTGDSITVAPAQTLTDKEYQIMRDASLAVLREIGVDTGGSNVQFAVDPDNGRMIIIEMNPRVSRSSALASKATGFPIAKVAAKLAVGYTLDELDNDITGGVTPASFEPSIDYVVTKIPRFTFEKFPKADPTLTTQMKSVGEAMAIGRTQQESLQKALRSLEIGVYGFESMLDPGMGKDEARDRLKNELPRPTAERLFYVGDAFRFGMSFEEIHDLTRIDPWFLAQIADIIETEKQIIKSAGKKLSKKKVYEWKRKGFSDRRIADLLGIREAKFRKQRYELDVHPVYKRVDSCAAEFASATAYMYSTYEEECEANPSTREKIMVLGGGPNRIGQGIEFDYCCVHAALTMREDGYETIMVNCNPETVSTDYDTSDRLYFEPLTLEDVLEIIRIENPKGIIVQYGGQTPLKLSHGLEEAGANIIGTSPDSIDLAEDRERFQRLLKKLKMLQPPNDIAKDVKSAVKKAEKIGYPLVVRPSYVLGGRAMEIVHNQGDLETYMRVAVKVSEDTPVLLDKFLNDAIEVDVDAICDGTDVVIGGIMEHIEEAGVHSGDSACSLPPYSLSRKLQKQLREQAVQLAHGLKVKGLMNIQFAIKDNDIYVLEVNPRASRTVPYVSKATGRPLARVAARCMVGKTLKEQGVTREIIPEYYSVKEAVFPFVKFPGVDSMLSPEMKSTGEVMGVGRTFGEAFLKSQIAAGDAIPKSGRMFISVRDSDQKPAAKLARDFADMGFEILATRGTAAVFEKEGVKARAVNKVSEGRPHIADMIMNGDVSIIINTISDKQSVEDASDIRRVALRQKVTHYTTLAAARAALEALKEDEGSAVSIYRLQDLHEEIA, encoded by the coding sequence ATGCCAAAACGTACCGACATAAACAGCATACTTATTATAGGCGCGGGCCCGATCGTAATTGGTCAGGCCTGCGAGTTCGACTACTCCGGCGCCCAGGCGTGCAAGGCATTAAGGGAAGAGGGCTACCGCGTTGTCCTGGTGAATTCCAACCCGGCTACCATCATGACCGATCCCGGCATGGCCGACGCAACCTACATCGAGCCGATACACTGGAAGACTGTTGAAAAGATCATAGAGAAGGAAAAGCCCGACGTTATTCTGCCCACCATGGGCGGCCAGACAGCGTTGAACTGTGCCCTGGATCTTGAGCGTCATGGCGTACTGAAAAAACATGGCGTTGAAATGATCGGCGCCACCAAGGAGGCCATCGACAAGGCGGAAGACCGTGAATTGTTTCGCAAGGCGATGCAGAAGATCGGCCTTGAGTGCGTGCGCGGTGCTATTGCCCACAGCATGGAAGAAGCACACCAGGTGCAGGCGAGTATCGGTTTCCCGGTCATCATCCGTCCGTCGTTCACCATGGGCGGCAGTGGCGGCGGTGTTGCCTATAACAAGGAAGAATTCATCGCCATTTGCGAGCGCGGCCTGGATGCCTCACCGACACGCGAGCTGCTGATTGAAGAATCCATCATTGGCTGGAAAGAATACGAAATGGAAGTGGTGCGTGATCGCAATGATAACTGCATCATCATCTGTTCCATTGAAAATCTTGATCCCATGGGTGTGCATACCGGTGACTCCATTACCGTGGCGCCGGCGCAAACCCTGACTGACAAGGAATACCAGATCATGCGTGATGCCAGTCTCGCCGTGTTGCGCGAGATCGGTGTAGATACCGGTGGTTCCAACGTGCAGTTTGCCGTTGATCCTGACAACGGTCGCATGATCATTATTGAAATGAACCCGCGTGTATCGCGCTCTTCGGCGCTGGCATCCAAGGCAACAGGATTCCCCATTGCCAAGGTGGCAGCCAAGCTGGCTGTTGGCTATACGCTCGATGAACTGGATAACGATATTACCGGTGGCGTGACCCCGGCATCGTTCGAGCCGAGTATTGATTACGTGGTAACCAAGATACCGCGTTTCACTTTTGAGAAATTCCCCAAGGCTGACCCGACCCTGACCACGCAAATGAAGTCAGTGGGCGAAGCCATGGCCATTGGTCGCACCCAGCAGGAATCCCTGCAAAAGGCGCTGCGCAGCCTTGAGATTGGTGTTTACGGTTTTGAATCCATGCTTGATCCGGGTATGGGCAAGGATGAAGCGCGTGATCGACTGAAGAATGAACTGCCCAGGCCGACAGCGGAGCGCCTGTTCTATGTAGGTGACGCTTTCCGTTTTGGCATGAGCTTCGAAGAGATCCACGATCTGACGCGCATTGATCCGTGGTTCCTGGCACAGATTGCCGACATCATCGAAACCGAGAAACAGATTATCAAGTCTGCCGGCAAGAAGCTGAGCAAAAAGAAAGTATACGAGTGGAAACGCAAGGGCTTCAGTGATCGTCGTATTGCTGACCTGCTGGGTATTCGTGAGGCGAAGTTCCGCAAGCAGCGTTACGAGCTGGATGTGCATCCGGTATACAAGCGTGTGGACTCCTGTGCTGCCGAGTTTGCTTCGGCCACCGCTTACATGTACTCCACTTATGAAGAAGAGTGTGAAGCCAACCCGTCAACACGTGAAAAGATCATGGTGCTGGGTGGTGGTCCCAACCGTATTGGCCAGGGTATCGAGTTTGACTATTGCTGCGTGCATGCAGCACTGACCATGCGTGAAGATGGTTATGAAACCATCATGGTTAACTGTAACCCGGAAACCGTATCGACAGATTACGATACCTCGGATCGCCTGTACTTTGAGCCGCTGACTCTTGAAGACGTGCTTGAAATCATACGTATAGAGAATCCCAAGGGCATTATTGTTCAGTACGGTGGACAAACACCGCTGAAACTGTCTCATGGTCTCGAAGAGGCGGGTGCCAACATTATCGGTACCAGCCCGGACTCCATTGACCTTGCCGAGGATCGTGAACGTTTCCAGCGACTGCTGAAAAAGCTCAAAATGCTGCAGCCGCCCAATGATATTGCCAAGGACGTGAAGTCAGCGGTCAAGAAAGCCGAAAAGATCGGTTACCCGCTGGTCGTGCGTCCATCGTATGTGCTCGGTGGCCGCGCTATGGAGATCGTGCACAACCAGGGCGACCTGGAAACCTACATGCGTGTGGCAGTGAAAGTATCCGAAGATACACCGGTGTTGCTGGACAAGTTCCTGAATGACGCCATCGAAGTGGATGTTGATGCCATTTGCGATGGCACCGACGTGGTAATCGGCGGCATCATGGAGCATATCGAGGAAGCCGGTGTGCATTCCGGCGACTCGGCGTGTTCATTACCGCCTTACAGCCTGTCAAGGAAGCTGCAGAAGCAACTGCGTGAACAGGCGGTGCAGCTGGCACACGGGCTCAAGGTAAAGGGGCTGATGAACATCCAGTTCGCCATCAAGGATAACGATATTTACGTGCTCGAGGTCAACCCGCGTGCCTCGCGTACCGTGCCTTATGTATCCAAGGCCACAGGCCGGCCGCTGGCGCGTGTTGCCGCCCGCTGCATGGTTGGCAAGACGCTTAAGGAGCAGGGTGTAACCCGCGAAATCATCCCGGAATACTATTCCGTCAAGGAAGCGGTATTCCCGTTCGTCAAGTTCCCGGGCGTGGACTCCATGCTCAGCCCGGAAATGAAGTCTACCGGCGAGGTCATGGGTGTTGGCCGTACATTCGGCGAGGCGTTTCTGAAATCGCAAATCGCTGCTGGTGACGCCATTCCCAAGTCCGGGCGCATGTTTATCAGTGTTCGCGATTCGGATCAGAAGCCGGCAGCGAAACTGGCCCGGGATTTTGCCGACATGGGATTCGAAATACTGGCAACACGCGGTACTGCCGCTGTGTTTGAGAAGGAAGGCGTAAAGGCGCGCGCAGTAAACAAGGTATCGGAAGGCCGCCCGCATATTGCCGACATGATCATGAATGGCGACGTGAGTATTATCATTAATACCATATCGGACAAGCAGAGCGTCGAGGATGCCTCGGACATCCGTCGTGTTGCCCTGCGCCAGAAAGTCACGCACTATACAACACTGGCAGCAGCCAGGGCCGCGCTTGAAGCACTGAAAGAGGATGAGGGGAGTGCTGTCAGCATTTATCGACTGCAGGATTTGCACGAGGAGATTGCCTGA
- the folP gene encoding dihydropteroate synthase translates to MGILNSTPDSFSDGGRFNTIEASIGQALLMREQGANIIDVGGESTRPGARQVSEAEELDRVIPVIERLTRELDIPVSVDTTKAVVMTEAVKAGAAMINDVCALQLPGAMDAAVSASVPVCLMHMQGDPRTMQAEPHYEDVVVEVRDFLNDRIAQCEIAGLNHDQIIIDPGFGFGKTVAHNLSLLHELEELTGLGFPVLAGLSRKSLIGKLLNLPVDSRAHASVALALIAVQHGARFVRVHDVAETVQAVRMWEAVQSGEVTAL, encoded by the coding sequence ATGGGTATTCTGAACAGTACTCCCGATTCATTTTCTGATGGCGGCAGGTTCAATACCATTGAGGCCAGTATTGGCCAGGCCCTGCTCATGCGGGAACAGGGCGCCAATATTATCGATGTTGGTGGTGAATCAACCCGTCCTGGAGCACGGCAGGTATCAGAAGCAGAAGAACTGGATCGCGTGATTCCGGTCATTGAGCGCCTGACCCGTGAACTCGACATTCCCGTTTCTGTGGACACGACCAAGGCAGTGGTCATGACCGAAGCAGTAAAGGCAGGCGCGGCCATGATAAATGACGTGTGTGCCTTGCAGTTACCTGGCGCCATGGATGCAGCCGTAAGTGCCAGTGTGCCGGTTTGTCTTATGCACATGCAGGGCGATCCGCGTACCATGCAGGCAGAGCCACACTACGAGGATGTGGTTGTCGAAGTGCGGGATTTTCTGAACGACCGAATTGCCCAGTGCGAGATTGCCGGACTGAACCATGACCAGATTATTATTGACCCAGGTTTTGGTTTTGGCAAAACCGTGGCGCATAACCTGTCGCTGCTTCACGAACTGGAAGAATTGACCGGGCTGGGCTTTCCCGTGCTGGCGGGCCTGTCAAGAAAGTCACTTATCGGAAAGTTGCTGAACCTGCCAGTTGACAGTCGTGCTCATGCCAGCGTGGCGTTGGCATTAATCGCTGTCCAGCATGGCGCGAGATTCGTGAGGGTGCATGATGTTGCCGAAACTGTCCAGGCTGTGCGGATGTGGGAGGCCGTGCAGTCAGGTGAAGTGACAGCGCTTTAG
- the lepB gene encoding signal peptidase I, which translates to MWDYFREHKGAILFIVLMTFFRGAIADWNHVPTGSMKPTIVEGDHILINRLAYDIKLPLTAVSVWRLADPERGDIVVFDSEAAGMRMVKRVIGLPGDSVAMRNNRIYINHRQLPRKSVAQCSSHDEGYEAYREELGSTSYCLQLSGEIHRFGSFGPAVVPADHYLVLGDNRDNSADSRVHGFIPRKEIIGRTLRVAWSLDRGRFYRPRFQRFFSGLDPVAPQ; encoded by the coding sequence GTGTGGGACTATTTTCGCGAGCACAAGGGTGCAATCCTTTTCATTGTGCTGATGACGTTTTTTCGTGGCGCTATCGCCGACTGGAACCATGTACCGACAGGATCGATGAAGCCCACCATTGTTGAAGGTGATCATATCCTGATCAACCGTCTGGCTTATGATATCAAGCTGCCGTTAACAGCCGTTTCCGTATGGCGTCTTGCTGATCCGGAGCGTGGCGACATTGTTGTGTTTGACTCGGAAGCCGCCGGTATGCGTATGGTTAAGCGGGTTATTGGTCTGCCGGGAGACAGTGTTGCCATGCGCAATAACAGGATTTATATCAATCACAGACAATTGCCGCGTAAGTCCGTGGCGCAGTGCAGCAGTCATGACGAGGGTTATGAAGCGTACAGAGAAGAACTGGGGTCGACCAGTTATTGTCTGCAACTAAGCGGTGAGATTCATCGATTCGGCAGTTTCGGTCCGGCAGTCGTGCCTGCGGATCATTATCTTGTACTGGGTGACAATCGTGACAACTCTGCGGATTCACGCGTGCACGGTTTTATTCCGCGCAAGGAAATTATTGGTCGTACGCTGCGGGTCGCCTGGTCGCTTGACCGGGGTCGTTTTTACCGACCACGGTTTCAACGCTTTTTCAGCGGGCTTGATCCGGTGGCACCCCAATGA
- the ftsH gene encoding ATP-dependent zinc metalloprotease FtsH produces the protein MTKNLLLWLVIAVVLMSVFNNFGRHSQARPPMEYSTFLGKIKQGQIESVNIQGRGIEGVTRNGEHFKTYSPETDNRALIGDLMDNRVVIKAEPPEEPSVLLQILINWFPLLLLLGVWIFFMRQMQGGGGGRGAMSFGKSKARMLTEEQNKITFDDVAGVEEAKEEVGELVDFLRDPSRFQRLGGHIPKGVLMTGNPGTGKTLLAKAIAGEAKVPFFTISGSDFVEMFVGVGASRVRDMFEQAKKHAPCIIFIDEIDAVGRQRGAGLGGGHDEREQTLNQLLVEMDGFEGTEGVIVIAATNRPDVLDPALLRPGRFDRQVYVPLPDIRGREHILKVHMRKVPMADDVDASIIARGTPGFSGADLANLVNEAALFAARANKRLVDMDDFEKAKDKVIMGAERRSIVMPERERMNTAYHESGHAIVARMLPNTDPVHKVTIIPRGRALGVTMQLPEEDRYSHDRETLFSTIAVLMGGRIAEEVFMNQMTTGASNDFERATDMARKMVMRWGMSDALGPQVYGDNESEVFLGRDVTTHKNLANSTAELVDREIRRIIDEQYDRARKVIEANRDKVEAMTKALLEWETIDANQINDIMEGRDPRPPEATGSDSGSDSNTPKGGSPVEGKIKPDLDNPAGEH, from the coding sequence ATGACCAAAAACCTGTTGTTGTGGCTGGTGATCGCGGTCGTACTGATGTCGGTCTTTAATAACTTTGGCCGTCACAGCCAGGCACGTCCACCCATGGAATATTCCACTTTCCTGGGCAAGATCAAGCAAGGCCAGATTGAAAGCGTCAATATTCAGGGCCGCGGTATCGAAGGTGTTACCCGCAACGGCGAGCATTTCAAAACCTACAGCCCGGAAACTGACAACCGTGCACTTATCGGCGACCTCATGGACAACCGCGTGGTGATCAAGGCCGAGCCACCGGAAGAGCCGTCAGTACTGTTACAGATTCTTATTAACTGGTTCCCGTTATTGCTGTTGCTCGGTGTGTGGATTTTCTTCATGCGCCAGATGCAGGGCGGTGGCGGCGGTCGTGGCGCCATGAGTTTTGGCAAGTCCAAGGCGCGCATGCTCACCGAGGAGCAGAACAAGATTACCTTTGATGATGTAGCCGGTGTTGAAGAAGCCAAGGAAGAAGTGGGTGAGCTTGTCGACTTCCTGCGCGATCCTTCGCGCTTTCAGCGTCTGGGCGGTCATATTCCCAAGGGTGTATTGATGACCGGTAATCCCGGTACCGGCAAGACCCTGTTGGCCAAGGCTATCGCCGGTGAAGCCAAGGTGCCGTTTTTCACTATTTCAGGTTCGGACTTTGTCGAAATGTTTGTTGGTGTTGGTGCTTCACGTGTGCGCGACATGTTTGAGCAGGCCAAGAAGCATGCGCCGTGCATTATCTTTATCGACGAAATTGATGCTGTCGGTCGCCAACGCGGCGCCGGTCTCGGCGGCGGACATGATGAGCGTGAGCAAACCCTGAACCAGCTGCTGGTGGAAATGGACGGATTTGAAGGCACCGAAGGCGTGATTGTCATAGCCGCTACCAACCGCCCCGATGTACTCGACCCGGCATTGCTGCGTCCCGGTCGTTTTGACCGGCAAGTGTACGTGCCGTTGCCGGATATTCGTGGCCGCGAGCATATCCTGAAGGTACACATGCGCAAGGTGCCCATGGCTGATGATGTGGATGCATCCATCATTGCCCGAGGCACACCCGGATTCTCCGGTGCCGACCTGGCTAACCTCGTTAACGAGGCTGCCTTGTTTGCTGCCCGTGCCAACAAGCGCCTGGTGGATATGGATGACTTTGAAAAAGCCAAGGACAAGGTCATCATGGGTGCCGAGCGCCGTTCTATCGTTATGCCTGAAAGGGAACGCATGAACACGGCCTACCACGAATCCGGTCATGCCATTGTCGCGCGCATGCTGCCCAATACCGATCCGGTTCACAAGGTCACCATTATTCCGCGCGGACGCGCACTGGGCGTGACTATGCAGTTGCCGGAAGAAGATCGTTACAGCCACGATCGCGAAACCCTGTTTTCCACCATCGCCGTGCTGATGGGTGGCCGTATTGCTGAAGAAGTATTCATGAACCAGATGACTACCGGTGCATCCAATGACTTTGAGCGCGCTACAGACATGGCGCGCAAGATGGTCATGCGCTGGGGCATGAGTGACGCCCTGGGTCCGCAGGTATATGGTGACAATGAATCAGAAGTGTTCCTGGGTCGTGACGTCACCACGCACAAGAACCTGGCCAATTCCACGGCAGAACTGGTGGACCGGGAAATTCGCCGCATTATCGATGAACAGTATGATCGTGCGCGCAAGGTTATTGAAGCCAATCGCGACAAGGTCGAGGCGATGACCAAGGCGCTGCTGGAATGGGAAACGATTGATGCCAACCAGATAAATGACATTATGGAAGGTCGCGATCCGCGACCGCCCGAGGCAACCGGGAGCGATTCCGGTTCTGATTCAAACACGCCCAAAGGTGGATCGCCGGTTGAAGGCAAAATCAAGCCAGACCTGGACAATCCGGCAGGTGAACATTGA
- a CDS encoding GFA family protein translates to MNSYQGGCLCGAIRFEITSPIRKIIYCHCSMCRKAQGSAFAANGIVEREAFRILKGGDKLSTYESLPGQTKYFCSICGSPIMSRNTRRPEQVRVRLGTIDSDIVEKPEAHTFYSSRASWENYCDAELPRFDSWEPGRSNAD, encoded by the coding sequence ATGAATTCATACCAGGGCGGCTGCCTGTGCGGCGCCATTCGTTTTGAAATTACCAGTCCCATACGCAAAATCATTTATTGCCACTGTTCGATGTGCCGAAAGGCGCAGGGAAGCGCCTTTGCCGCCAATGGTATTGTTGAGCGGGAGGCGTTCCGGATATTGAAAGGCGGGGACAAGCTCAGTACCTACGAGTCCTTACCCGGGCAGACCAAGTATTTTTGTTCCATTTGCGGCTCACCCATTATGAGCCGCAATACCCGACGACCGGAACAGGTGCGGGTGAGGCTTGGCACCATTGATTCAGACATCGTCGAAAAACCGGAAGCGCATACGTTCTACAGTTCGCGCGCAAGCTGGGAAAACTATTGTGATGCTGAACTGCCTCGTTTTGACAGCTGGGAGCCGGGACGAAGCAATGCAGACTGA
- the glmM gene encoding phosphoglucosamine mutase encodes MARKYFGTDGMRGQVGHEPITPERVLKLGWAAGKVLSQHVEGRGKVLIGKDTRISGYLLESALESGFSAAGVDVRLLGPMPTPGIAYLTRTARATAGVVISASHNPYEDNGIKFFSGQGTKLPDDVELQIEAMMDQPMETVPSQQLGNAKRYPDATGRYVEFCKSTFPGRASLAGLRIVLDCANGAAYQVAPYVFNELGADVIVIGNKPDGFNINKACGSTHPEALQEAVKQYRADVGVALDGDADRVLIVDENGQLVDGDELLFIIAMFRKAAGILNGGVVGTLMSNYGLEQAFQREAIPFYRAAVGDRYVMSALDEKGWELGGESSGHIICLDKTTTGDGIIAALEVLSIMLERRKPMSTLASDMEILPQNMVNVRIPREVHAARTFDVNSSGAVQEAVRSAETELAGSGRILLRASGTEPVIRVMVEGNDAALITRLSQELAGVVEQAAAALGQ; translated from the coding sequence ATGGCAAGAAAATATTTTGGCACCGATGGCATGCGCGGCCAGGTCGGGCATGAGCCGATTACACCTGAGCGCGTACTCAAGCTCGGTTGGGCGGCGGGCAAGGTGTTGTCGCAGCATGTAGAAGGGCGCGGCAAGGTGCTTATTGGCAAGGACACGCGCATATCCGGCTACCTGCTGGAATCAGCACTGGAATCAGGATTTTCCGCTGCTGGCGTTGATGTGCGCCTGCTTGGCCCGATGCCAACCCCCGGCATCGCTTACCTGACGCGTACGGCGCGCGCAACCGCCGGCGTCGTTATCAGTGCGTCGCACAATCCCTATGAAGACAACGGTATCAAGTTTTTTTCGGGCCAGGGCACAAAGTTGCCGGACGATGTCGAATTGCAGATAGAAGCAATGATGGATCAGCCCATGGAGACGGTGCCGTCACAGCAACTGGGTAATGCCAAGCGCTATCCCGATGCAACCGGACGCTACGTCGAGTTCTGCAAGAGCACCTTCCCGGGCCGGGCCAGCCTGGCCGGGCTGCGAATCGTACTGGATTGCGCCAATGGTGCAGCCTATCAGGTAGCCCCGTATGTATTTAACGAGTTAGGTGCCGATGTCATTGTTATTGGCAACAAGCCTGACGGATTCAATATCAACAAGGCTTGCGGATCTACCCATCCCGAGGCGCTTCAGGAAGCGGTAAAACAGTATCGCGCTGATGTCGGCGTTGCTCTTGACGGTGATGCTGACCGGGTGCTGATAGTTGATGAAAACGGGCAACTGGTTGATGGTGATGAACTGCTGTTTATCATCGCCATGTTCAGGAAGGCTGCCGGTATCCTTAATGGCGGGGTTGTCGGTACATTGATGAGTAACTATGGCCTGGAACAGGCCTTCCAGCGCGAAGCCATACCTTTTTACCGTGCTGCTGTTGGTGATCGCTATGTCATGAGTGCGCTGGATGAAAAAGGTTGGGAGCTGGGAGGTGAATCATCGGGGCATATTATCTGTCTCGACAAAACCACAACAGGTGACGGCATCATTGCAGCACTGGAAGTGCTGTCCATTATGCTGGAGCGCAGAAAGCCCATGTCAACGCTTGCTTCCGATATGGAAATACTTCCTCAAAACATGGTGAATGTCCGAATCCCCCGTGAAGTGCACGCAGCACGTACATTCGACGTAAACAGTTCCGGTGCCGTGCAAGAGGCGGTTCGCAGTGCTGAAACGGAACTTGCCGGCAGTGGCCGCATATTGCTGCGGGCATCGGGTACTGAGCCGGTGATCCGGGTAATGGTTGAAGGAAATGACGCGGCATTGATTACTCGCCTGAGCCAGGAGCTGGCAGGCGTGGTGGAACAGGCTGCCGCGGCATTGGGTCAGTAG
- a CDS encoding DUF4149 domain-containing protein produces the protein MSSLQSTAWPERVERALLTLWIGGMWVTGFIVAPVLFKSLDDRLLAGNIAGQLFHITSYIGIVTVLLITAMAVVQYGKDVFRLTHIRIILVMLLLTLVGEFVLTPMMVALKADPIAQSLIAVGAHSRFSMLHGISSSLFLLNSVLGLVLVAKIK, from the coding sequence ATGAGCAGCCTGCAATCCACCGCCTGGCCGGAAAGGGTTGAGCGAGCACTGCTGACATTGTGGATAGGTGGCATGTGGGTGACCGGGTTCATCGTCGCCCCGGTCTTGTTTAAATCCCTTGATGATCGCCTGCTGGCCGGCAATATCGCCGGTCAACTTTTCCATATCACAAGTTATATCGGTATTGTGACCGTATTGCTGATAACAGCTATGGCTGTTGTCCAATACGGCAAGGACGTGTTCAGGCTAACTCACATTCGCATTATCCTGGTCATGCTCCTGTTAACCCTTGTTGGTGAATTCGTCCTGACACCAATGATGGTCGCCCTCAAGGCCGATCCCATCGCCCAGTCCTTGATTGCAGTCGGTGCTCACAGCCGCTTCTCCATGCTGCACGGCATATCCAGCAGCCTGTTTTTATTAAATAGTGTTCTCGGGCTTGTGCTTGTAGCCAAGATCAAATAA
- the yhbY gene encoding ribosome assembly RNA-binding protein YhbY, producing the protein MALTGKQKNHLRGLAHSLKPVVTIGANGITDAVIAELDLSLNVHELLKLKLPAVEKEDKNAAIEELCRRTSAEAVQSIGRVVVLFRANEESKITLPR; encoded by the coding sequence ATGGCACTCACCGGCAAACAGAAAAACCACCTTCGCGGACTGGCACACAGCCTCAAGCCCGTGGTCACGATCGGTGCCAACGGTATCACCGATGCCGTCATCGCCGAACTGGATTTGTCCCTAAATGTGCACGAATTACTCAAACTCAAGCTGCCGGCAGTGGAAAAGGAAGACAAGAACGCCGCGATCGAGGAATTGTGCCGACGCACCAGTGCCGAGGCCGTTCAGAGTATTGGTCGCGTGGTAGTGTTGTTCCGGGCCAACGAGGAATCGAAGATCACGCTGCCCAGGTAG
- the greA gene encoding transcription elongation factor GreA produces the protein MDKVPMTVKGAEKLKAELENLKKVERPRIIAAIAEARAHGDLSENAEYHAAREQQSFAEGRIKEIEAKLSLAQVIDPTKLNAEGRVVFGATVVLADEETGDEVTYQIVGEDEADISGGMISVTSPIARGIIGKEEGEVVEVKVPAGIKTYEIVEVRYN, from the coding sequence ATGGACAAGGTGCCAATGACCGTCAAAGGTGCCGAGAAGCTGAAGGCGGAGCTGGAGAACCTGAAAAAGGTCGAGCGCCCGCGCATAATTGCTGCTATTGCCGAGGCTCGTGCCCATGGCGACCTGTCGGAAAATGCCGAGTATCACGCTGCCCGTGAACAACAGAGCTTTGCCGAGGGTCGCATCAAGGAGATTGAAGCCAAGCTGTCATTGGCCCAGGTAATCGATCCGACAAAGCTCAATGCGGAAGGACGGGTGGTCTTTGGTGCTACTGTCGTGTTGGCCGATGAGGAAACCGGTGACGAAGTTACTTACCAGATTGTTGGCGAAGACGAGGCCGACATCAGCGGTGGCATGATTTCCGTTACTTCCCCCATTGCCCGCGGAATTATCGGCAAGGAAGAAGGTGAGGTCGTTGAAGTCAAGGTTCCTGCCGGCATCAAGACCTACGAAATCGTCGAAGTCCGTTATAACTGA